From one Drosophila gunungcola strain Sukarami chromosome 2R unlocalized genomic scaffold, Dgunungcola_SK_2 000006F, whole genome shotgun sequence genomic stretch:
- the LOC128254888 gene encoding uncharacterized protein LOC128254888, producing the protein MAGNTQVPNFNDKLEKYCRRLFYIDPVAEPTPLDSSAIEHFGVLSVRVPQAPDRKLWYIYYCSHPDISDVVDKVRQKFGRKNVYEIYQKPTFSGVGLCRIVKDYFSQLKWISRGNLLEAPLNTYYNDERVVKSVSELHEKEQRRLFDYIMVQHDWFKRCNDQKPPPLRH; encoded by the exons ATGG ctGGGAACACACAAGTACCAAATTTTAACGATAAATTGGAGAAGTACTGTCGACGTCTATTTTATATTGATCCTGTTGCAGAACCCACTCCGCTGGATTCTTCTGCGATTGAGCACTTTGGAGTCCTTAGTGTTAGAGTTCCCCAGGCCCCAGACCGAAAACTTTGGTACATTTATTATTGCTCGCATCCGGATATTTCTGATGTGGTGGATAAGGTACGCCAGAAATTTGGCAGGAAGAATGTGTATGAAATATATCAGAAACCCACATTCAGCGGAGTGGGCTTATGTCGGATCGTAAAAGATTATTTCTCCCAATTGAAGTGGATCAGTAGAGGAAACCTTTTGGAAGCCCCTTTAAATACTTATTATAATGATGAGAGGGTGGTGAAATCAGTTTCCGAACTGCACGAAAAGGAGCAAAGAAGGCTGTTTGACTATATAATGGTACAGCACGATTGGTTCAAGCGGTGCAATGATCAAAAACCACCCCCACTACGTCATTAA
- the LOC128254889 gene encoding uncharacterized protein LOC128254889 isoform X1: MTATAVEETDYDLEEEIDSHLRRIFYIKPKESAPLNPYIVEFFGVLSLKDLRAPERKLWVIYYCKQPELDKTVDEIHQKYGKKNMFDLYRTPVFSGAALRVAVKKHFSELKWFTTGSLLEAPPKSHFNDERVVKTIVDLHHLEQQRLYNYVMGKSKWFRR; encoded by the exons ATGACAGCCACCGCAGTAGAAG AAACAGATTATGATCTGGAGGAGGAAATCGACTCCCATTTGAGGCGCATTTTCTACATCAAACCAAAGGAATCCGCTCCATTAAATCCATACATTGTGGAGTTCTTTGGCGTACTCAGTTTAAAAGATCTGCGGGCTCCAGAGCGAAAGTTGTGGGTGATATACTACTGCAAACAGCCGGAACTGGACAAAACCGTTGATGAGATCCACCAAAAGTACGGCAAGAAAAACATGTTCGACCTGTATCGGACGCCGGTGTTTAGTGGAGCTGCTCTACGGGTCGCGGTGAAGAAGCATTTCTCGGAGCTCAAGTGGTTTACGACTGGCAGTCTGCTGGAGGCACCTCCCAAAAGCCACTTCAACGACGAGCGAGTGGTCAAGACTATAGTGGATCTGCATCACCTTGAACAGCAGAGGCTGTATAACTATGTGATGGGGAAAAGCAAGTGGTTTAGACGATAA
- the LOC128254889 gene encoding uncharacterized protein LOC128254889 isoform X2: MTATAVEDYDLEEEIDSHLRRIFYIKPKESAPLNPYIVEFFGVLSLKDLRAPERKLWVIYYCKQPELDKTVDEIHQKYGKKNMFDLYRTPVFSGAALRVAVKKHFSELKWFTTGSLLEAPPKSHFNDERVVKTIVDLHHLEQQRLYNYVMGKSKWFRR; this comes from the exons ATGACAGCCACCGCAGTAGAAG ATTATGATCTGGAGGAGGAAATCGACTCCCATTTGAGGCGCATTTTCTACATCAAACCAAAGGAATCCGCTCCATTAAATCCATACATTGTGGAGTTCTTTGGCGTACTCAGTTTAAAAGATCTGCGGGCTCCAGAGCGAAAGTTGTGGGTGATATACTACTGCAAACAGCCGGAACTGGACAAAACCGTTGATGAGATCCACCAAAAGTACGGCAAGAAAAACATGTTCGACCTGTATCGGACGCCGGTGTTTAGTGGAGCTGCTCTACGGGTCGCGGTGAAGAAGCATTTCTCGGAGCTCAAGTGGTTTACGACTGGCAGTCTGCTGGAGGCACCTCCCAAAAGCCACTTCAACGACGAGCGAGTGGTCAAGACTATAGTGGATCTGCATCACCTTGAACAGCAGAGGCTGTATAACTATGTGATGGGGAAAAGCAAGTGGTTTAGACGATAA
- the LOC128254884 gene encoding transformer-2 sex-determining protein isoform X1, which translates to MSSRSSEERNYLHRKFDSSSYNHKRSASSSSARTASSGHKDRRSDFDYYGGRRHQRSVSRRRSRSRSGSGSSSPAPRHHSGRTSRDRQRMHKAREHPQASRCIGVFGLNTNTTQHKVRELFNKYGPIERIQMVIDAHTNRSRGFCFIYFDKLEDARVAKDACSGIEVDDRRIRVDYSITQRAHTPTPGVYMGRPSRIGQSRRSRSPRAGGRRRDRSGSPKDYYVRQRNDDRNDRYDRGHYTSSSRHRQKSYSRSRSPQPRRGSPRYLVRPAGNEATSLTRAPISALLDCVKRAAEEHTTEKLCFGETSHLWHLVGEQLTTRLISKFIIHPKPKLYLLVNHYCCCTKT; encoded by the exons ATG TCCTCGCGTTCTTCCGAAGAGCGAAACTATTTACACCGCAAATTTGACAg CAGTAGCTACAACCACAAACGGTCGGCATCATCCTCGTCAGCCAGGACTGCTTCCTCTGGACACAAGGACCGCCG GTCGGACTTCGATTACTATGGCGGCCGTCGTCACCAGCGCTCCGTCTCACGTCGCCGCTCTCGTTCGCGTTCAGGGTCAGGTTCGTCGTCTCCGGCACCCCGTCATCATTCCGGTCGCACGTCCCGCGATCGCCAGAGGATGCACAAGGCTCGC GAGCATCCCCAGGCCAGTCGCTGCATTGGAGTTTTCGGTCTGAACACCAACACCACGCAGCACAAGGTGCGCGAGCTATTTAACAAGTACGGACCCATCGAGCGCATTCAGATGGTCATCGACGCACAT ACAAATCGTTCGCGGGGCTTCTGCTTCATTTACTTTGATAAACTCGAGGATGCCCGTGTGGCCAAGGACGCCTGTTCGGGCATCGAGGTGGATGATCGTCGCATCCGCGTTGATTACTCCATAACCCAACGGGCCCACACACCCACTCCGGGAGTCTACATGGGTCGTCCGTCGCGCATTGGACAATCGAGGCGTTCCCGTTCGCCGCGGGCAGGCGGGCGTCGTCGGGACCGCTCTGGCTCACCGAAAGACTACTACGTTCGTCAGCGTAATGACGACCGTAACGATCGCTATGACCGCGGCCACTACACTAGTTCTAGTCGCCACCGCCAAAAAAGCTATAGCCGTTCGCGCTCTCCCCAACCAC GCCGCGGATCACCGCGCTACTTAGTGCGCCCAGCAGGTAACGAGGCCACTTCCTTAACTCGTGCTCCTATCTCGGCCTTGCTGGACTGTGTCAAACGGGCTGCGGAGGAGCATACGACtgaaaaattgtgttttggtGAAACCTCTCATCTATGGCATTTGGTTGGCGAGCAGCTCACAACTAGACTAATTTCCAAATTCATCATTCACCCAAAACCCAAATTATATCTACTCGTTAACCATTACTGTTGCTGTACAAAAACGTAG
- the LOC128254884 gene encoding transformer-2 sex-determining protein isoform X2 → MSDFDYYGGRRHQRSVSRRRSRSRSGSGSSSPAPRHHSGRTSRDRQRMHKAREHPQASRCIGVFGLNTNTTQHKVRELFNKYGPIERIQMVIDAHTNRSRGFCFIYFDKLEDARVAKDACSGIEVDDRRIRVDYSITQRAHTPTPGVYMGRPSRIGQSRRSRSPRAGGRRRDRSGSPKDYYVRQRNDDRNDRYDRGHYTSSSRHRQKSYSRSRSPQPRRGSPRYLVRPAGNEATSLTRAPISALLDCVKRAAEEHTTEKLCFGETSHLWHLVGEQLTTRLISKFIIHPKPKLYLLVNHYCCCTKT, encoded by the exons AT GTCGGACTTCGATTACTATGGCGGCCGTCGTCACCAGCGCTCCGTCTCACGTCGCCGCTCTCGTTCGCGTTCAGGGTCAGGTTCGTCGTCTCCGGCACCCCGTCATCATTCCGGTCGCACGTCCCGCGATCGCCAGAGGATGCACAAGGCTCGC GAGCATCCCCAGGCCAGTCGCTGCATTGGAGTTTTCGGTCTGAACACCAACACCACGCAGCACAAGGTGCGCGAGCTATTTAACAAGTACGGACCCATCGAGCGCATTCAGATGGTCATCGACGCACAT ACAAATCGTTCGCGGGGCTTCTGCTTCATTTACTTTGATAAACTCGAGGATGCCCGTGTGGCCAAGGACGCCTGTTCGGGCATCGAGGTGGATGATCGTCGCATCCGCGTTGATTACTCCATAACCCAACGGGCCCACACACCCACTCCGGGAGTCTACATGGGTCGTCCGTCGCGCATTGGACAATCGAGGCGTTCCCGTTCGCCGCGGGCAGGCGGGCGTCGTCGGGACCGCTCTGGCTCACCGAAAGACTACTACGTTCGTCAGCGTAATGACGACCGTAACGATCGCTATGACCGCGGCCACTACACTAGTTCTAGTCGCCACCGCCAAAAAAGCTATAGCCGTTCGCGCTCTCCCCAACCAC GCCGCGGATCACCGCGCTACTTAGTGCGCCCAGCAGGTAACGAGGCCACTTCCTTAACTCGTGCTCCTATCTCGGCCTTGCTGGACTGTGTCAAACGGGCTGCGGAGGAGCATACGACtgaaaaattgtgttttggtGAAACCTCTCATCTATGGCATTTGGTTGGCGAGCAGCTCACAACTAGACTAATTTCCAAATTCATCATTCACCCAAAACCCAAATTATATCTACTCGTTAACCATTACTGTTGCTGTACAAAAACGTAG
- the LOC128254890 gene encoding biogenesis of lysosome-related organelles complex 1 subunit 1: protein MLTSMVKEHHKEQVKRKQEQEVRRKEAIEASNELTQSLVDTLNVGVAQAYLNQKRLDAEAKQLHMGATNFAKQTHQWLQLIDNFSSALKELGDVENWARSIEGDMHVINQSLELAYKASRAAQATGAPVEASTSASANPKPSAT, encoded by the exons ATGCTAACTTCCATGGTTAAGGAGCACCACAAGGAGCAAGTGAAGCGAAAACAAGAGCAGG AGGTGCGACGCAAGGAGGCCATAGAAGCCTCCAATGAGCTCACCCAATCTCTGGTAGACACCCTgaatgtgggcgtggcacagGCCTACTTGAACCAAAAGCGTCTGGACGCGGAGGCCAAGCAGCTGCACATGGGTGCCACCAACTTCGCCAAGCAGACGCACCAGTGGCTGCAGCTCATCGACAACTTCAGCAGTGCCCTGAAGGAGCTGGGCGATGTGGAGAACTGGGCCCGAAGCATTGAGGGAGACATGCATGTAATAAACCAGAGCCTGGAGCTGGCCTACAAAGCTTCGCGAGCGGCCCAGGCTACTGGAGCTCCTGTGGAGGCCTCAACTTCAGCCTCGGCAAATCCTAAGCCCAGTGCCACATGA
- the LOC128254878 gene encoding LOW QUALITY PROTEIN: DNA-directed RNA polymerase I subunit RPA1 (The sequence of the model RefSeq protein was modified relative to this genomic sequence to represent the inferred CDS: inserted 1 base in 1 codon; deleted 1 base in 1 codon): MGSKRAMDVHVFPSDLEFAVFTDQEIHKLSVVKVITGITFDALGHAMPGGLYDIRMGSYGRCMDPCGTCLKMQDCPGHMGHIELGTPVYNPFFIKLVQRLLCIFCLHCYKLQMKDHEREVIMLQLRLIDAGYIIEAQELELFKSEIVCQNSDDLVTLRNGDMVHPNIAAMYKLLEKNEKNSGNTTKTSCSLRTAVTQLALQRAGKKCRHCNKSMRFVRYMHRRLVFYVTMADLKERGGGALESGGQNKVIFADECRRYLRQIYNNYPELLKLLVPVLGLGNTDALQSDRSPVDLFFMETIPVTPPRARPMNMIGDMLKGNPQTDIYIHIIENNHVLNVVLKYMKGSQEKLTEEAKAAFENLKGGTAHEKLYNAWLALQTSVDVLLDVNMSREMKSAEGLKQVIEKKDGLIRKHMMGKRVNYAARTVITPDPNINVDEIGIPDIFARKLSYPVPVTDWNVTELRKMVCNGPDVHPGANYIQDKNGFTTYIPADNAIKRESMAKLLLSNPKDGIKIVHRHVLNGDVLLLNRQPSLHKPSIMAHKARILPGEKTFRLHYSNCKAYNADFDGDEMNAHYPQSEVARAEAYNLVNVASNYLVPKDGTPLGGLIQDHVISGVKLSIRGRFFNREDYQQLVFQGLSHHIKDVKLLPPAIFKPARLWSGKQVLSTIIINLIPEGYERINLDSFAKIGGKNWNVCRPRPAICGTNPQENELSESQVQIRKGELLVGVLDKQQYGATTFGLIHCMYELYGGEVSTRLLTAFTKVFTFFLQLEGFTLGVKDILVTGEADRKRRKIIDECRDVGNSAVAAALELEDEPPHDELVEKMEEAYMKDTKFRVLLDRKYKSLLDGYTNDINKTCLPGGLITKFPSNNLQLMVLSGAKGSMVNTMQISCLLGQIELEGKRPPLMISGKSLPSFTSFETSPKSGGFIDGRFMTGIQPQDFFFHCMAGREGLIDTAVKTSRSGYLQRCLIKHLEGLSVHYDLTVRDSDNSVVQFLYGEDGLDIXKSKFFNDKFCADFLTQNATAILRPSQLQLMKDEEDLAKVQRHEKHIRSWQKKKPAKLRAAFTHFSEELREEVEVKRPNEINAKTGRRRFDEGLLKLWKKADAEDKALYRKKYARCPDPSVAVYKQDVYYGSVSEKTRKLIDDYARRKPAHKETIADIMRVKTIKALASPGEPVGLIAAQSIGEPSTQMTLNTFHFAGRGEMNVTLGIPRLREILMLASSNIKTPSMDIPIKPGQQNQAEKLRINLNAVTLANLLESVHINTSLALEPERSYEYEMRFQFLPREVYKEDYGVRPKHIIKYMHQTFIKQLIRSILRLSNGLKTTKIVVIDDKKDADKEDDDLDNADDVVGPKAKENDDDSSDDNGDDDATGVKLKQRKTDEKDYDDPDDVEELHDANDDDEEAEDQDDEEKAQNGDENDGDDKSVERLLSNEMVKDYSYDKENHLWCKVRLSLSVRYQKPDLTSIIRELAGKSVVHQVQHIKRAIIYKGGQDEQLLKTDGINIGEMFQHNKILDLNRLYSNDIHAIARTYGIEAASQVIVKEVSNVFKVYGITVDRRHLSLIADYMTFDGTFQPLSRKGMEHSSSPLQQMSFESSLQFLRSATGFGRSDELNSPSGRLMVGLPVRNGTGAFELLTKIG; this comes from the exons atgggttccaAGCGGGCGATGGACGTGCACGTGTTCCCCTCGGACCTGGAGTTTGCCGTGTTCACCGACCAGGAGATCCACAAGCTGAGCGTGGTGAAGGTGATCACGGGCATCACGTTCGATGCACTGGGACACGCGATGCCCGGTGGTCTGTACGACATCCGGATGGGCTCCTACGGCCGGTGCATGGATCCCTGCGGCACCTGCCTCAAGATGCAGGACTGTCCGGGACACATGGGCCACATCGAGCTGGGCACGCCCGTCTACAACCCCTTCTTCATCAAACTGGTGCAGCGGCTGCTGTGCATCTTTTGCCTGCACTGCTACAAACTGCAGATGAAGG ACCACGAACGTGAAGTCATCATGCTACAGTTGCGCCTTATCGACGCGGGCTACATTATCGAGGCCCAGGAGCTGGAGCTCTTCAAGTCGGAGATTGTGTGCCAGAACTCCGACGATCTGGTGACCCTCAGGAACGGCGACATGGTGCATCCGAACATCGCCGCCATGTACAAGCTGCTGGAGAAAAACGAGAAAAACTCGGGGAACACCACCAAGACGAGCTGCTCCCTGCGCACGGCTGTTACCCAATTGGCTTTGCAGCGAGCGGGCAAGAAGTGCAGGCACTGCAACAAGTCGATGCGTTTTGTGCGCTACATGCATCGCAGGCTGGTTTTCTACGTCACAATGGCAGACCTTAAGGAGCG cgGTGGTGGTGCCCTTGAAAGCGGTGGTCAAAACAAGGTTATCTTCGCGGACGAATGCCGTCGGTATCTGCGCCAGATTTACAACAACTACCCAGAGCTCTTGAAGCTTCTAGTGCCTGTTTTGGGGCTGGGCAACACGGATGCGTTGCAAAGCGATCGATCACCAGTGGATCTGTTCTTCATGGAAACGATTCCAGTGACGCCGCCGCGCGCTCGTCCCATGAACATGATCGGAGACATGCTGAAGGGCAATCCCCAAACGGACATCTACATCCACATTATCGAGAACAACCATGTGTTGAATGTGGTACTCAAGTACATGAAGGGCAGCCAGGAGAAGCTCACGGAGGAGGCCAAGGCCGCCTTTGAGAACCTTAAGGGCGGCACAGCCCATGAGAAGCTGTACAACGCGTGGCTGGCTCTACAGACTTCTGTGGATGTGCTCCTCGACGTGAACATGTCCCGGGAGATGAAGTCTGCCGAAGGTCTGAAGCAAGTTATTGAAAAGAAGGATGGCCTCATCCGAAAGCATATGATGGGCAAGCGTGTGAACTACGCTGCGCGCACTGTCATCACTCCGGATCCGAATATAAACGTGGATGAGATCGGTATTCCTGATATATTTGCGAGGAAATTATCTTATCCCGTGCCCGTTACCGACTGGAATGTTACTGAGCTGCGAAAAATGGTGTGCAACGGGCCGGATGTGCACCCTGGAGCGAACTACATCCAGGATAAGAACGGATTCACGACCTACATACCCGCCGACAATGCGATTAAGCGGGAGAGTATGGCcaagttgttgttgtcgaATCCTAAAGATGGCATTAAGATTGTCCATAGGCATGTGCTCAATGGGGATGTCCTGCTGCTCAACCGACAGCCCTCGCTGCACAAGCCCTCCATTATGGCCCACAAGGCTCGCATCCTGCCCGGGGAGAAGACCTTCCGCCTGCACTACTCCAACTGCAAGGCATACAACGCCGATTTCGATGGTGACGAAATGAACGCCCACTATCCGCAGAGTGAGGTGGCCAGGGCAGAGGCTTACAACCTCGTGAACGTGGCCAGCAACTATCTGGTGCCCAAAGACGGCACCCCTCTGGGTGGACTCATTCAGGACCACGTCATTTCCGGTGTGAAGCTTTCGATTCGCGGTCGGTTTTTTAACCGCGAGGATTACCAGCAACTGGTGTTTCAGGGACTGTCGCACCACATAAAGGATGTCAAACTACTCCCACCCGCTATATTCAAACCAGCGAGACTTTGGTCCGGAAAGCAGGTCTTGTCCACTATTATTATCAACCTTATTCCCGAGGGCTATGAAAGAATTAATCTGGATTCGTTTGCCAAGATTGGTGGTAAG AACTGGAATGTGTGCCGTCCACGACCAGCAATTTGCGGCACAAATCCGCAGGAAAACGAGCTCAGCGAGAGCCAAGTTCAAATCAGAAAGGGAGAACTGCTGGTTGGTGTTCTGGACAAGCAGCAGTATGGAGCGACGACTTTTGGTCTGATCCATTGCATGTACGAGCTGTATGGCGGGGAAGTTTCCACCCGGCTGCTCACCGCCTTCACCAAAGTGTTCACCTTCTTCCTGCAACTGGAAGGCTTTACTTTGGGCGTCAAGGATATTCTAGTGACGGGAGAAGCGGATCGAAAGCGGAGGAAGATCATCGACGAGTGTCGCGATGTGGGAAACAGCGCAGTGGCTGCAGCTTTGGAGCTAGAGGATGAGCCACCGCACGACGAGTTGGTCGAGAAAATGGAGGAGGCCTATATGAAGGACACAAAGTTCCGAGTGCTGTTGGATCGCAAATACAAATCACTTTTGGATGGCTACACAAACGATATAAACAA AACTTGCCTGCCCGGTGGTTTGATTACCAAGTTCCCCTCGAACAATCTGCAGCTGATGGTTCTGTCCGGTGCCAAGGGATCCATGGTGAACACTATGCAAATCTCCTGTCTGCTGGGACAGATTGAGTTGGAGGGCAAGCGACCGCCCTTGATGATATCCGGCAAATCGCTGCCCAGTTTCACTTCTTTTGAGACCTCACCCAAGTCGGGAGGCTTTATCGATGGTCGCTTCATGACGGGCATTCAGCCGCAGGACTTTTTCTTCCATTGCATGGCAGGTCGTGAA GGTCTCATTGATACTGCTGTAAAAACCTCTCGCTCCGGTTACCTGCAGCGCTGTCTCATCAAGCATTTGGAGGGCTTGAGTGTCCATTATGATCTCACAGTTCGCGACAGTGACAACAGCGTGGTGCAGTTCCTCTACGGCGAAGATGGTCTCGACA CTAAGTCCAAGTTCTTCAACGATAAGTTCTGTGCCGATTTCCTCACCCAGAATGCCACGGCCATTCTGCGGCCCAGTCAACTGCAGTTGATGAAGGACGAGGAGGATCTGGCCAAGGTGCAGCGCCACGAGAAACACATCCGCAGTTGGCAGAAAAAGAAGCCAGCCAAGCTGCGCGCCGCCTTCACTCACTTCTCCGAGGAGCTGCGCGAGGAGGTGGAAGTGAAGCGACCCAATGAAATTAACGCCAAGACGGGTCGCCGACGCTTTGACGAGGGCCTGCTCAAGCTGTGGAAGAAGGCGGATGCCGAGGACAAGGCTTTGTATCGCAAGAAGTATGCCCGCTGTCCGGATCCCTCGGTGGCCGTCTACAAGCAAGATGTGTACTACGGCAGTGTGTCGGAGAAGACGCGGAAACTGATCGATGACTATGCTCGGAGGAAGCCGGCACATAAGGAAACCATAGCCGACATCATGCGGGTGAAGACCATTAAAGCATTGGCATCACCTGGCGAACCAGTGGGTCTGATAGCCGCCCAATCGATAGGTGAACCCTCCACTCAGATGACACTGAACACCTTCCATTTTGCGGGTCGTGGTGAGATGAACGTGACGCTGGGTATTCCCCGACTTCGGGAGATCCTCATGCTGGCCTCCTCGAACATAAAGACGCCCTCGATGGATATTCCCATAAAGCCTGGTCAGCAGAACCAGGCGGAGAAGCTGCGCATCAATTTGAATGCTGTGACTCTGGCCAACCTTTTGGAGT CTGTGCACATCAACACCAGTTTAGCTCTGGAACCGGAGCGATCCTATGAGTATGAGATGCGCTTCCAATTCTTGCCCAGGGAGGTCTACAAGGAGGATTATGGGGTCAGACCCAAGCATATCATCAAGTACATGCACCAGACCTTCATTAAGCAACTGATTCGGTCCATATTGAGGTTGTCGAACGGCTTGAAGACAacgaaaat AGTTGTTATAGACGACAAAAAGGACGCCGATAAGGAAGATGACGACTTGGACAATGCCGATGATGTGGTTGGTCCGAAGGCAAAAGAAAATGATGATGATTCATCGGACGACAAC GGCGATGACGATGCGACTGGTGTGAAACTGAAGCAACGC AAGACCGATGAGAAGGACTACGATGACCCAGATGACGTTGAAGAACTTCACGATGCCAATG ACGACGACGAAGAGGCGGAGGATCAGGATGACGAGGAAAAGGCCCAGAACGGTGACGAGAACGATGGCGATGACAAGTCGGTGGAGAGGCTGCTCAGCAACGAAATGGTCAAGGATTATTCCTACGACAAGGAGAACCACTTGTGGTGCAAAGTCCGGCTAAGCTTGAGTGTGCGCTACCAGAAGCCAGATCTGACCTCCATCATCCGCGAGCTGGCGGGCAAGAGTGTGGTGCACCAGGTGCAGCACATCAAGCGGGCCATCATCTACAAGGGCGGCCAGGATGAGCAGCTGCTGAAAACCGATGGCATCAACATTGGCGAGATGTTCCAGCACAACAAGATTCTCGACCTGAATCGCCTGTACTCCAATGACATCCATGCGATTGCCAGAACGTACGGCATCGAGGCAGCCTCCCAAGTGATTGTCAAGGAGGTGAGCAACGTGTTCAAGGTCTACGGCATCACGGTGGACCGCCGGCATCTTTCGCTCATCGCCGACTACATGACCTTCGACGGAACCTTCCAGCCGCTGTCGAGAAAGGGCATGGAGCACTCTTCGTCGCCCCTGCAGCAGATGTCCTTCGAGTCCAGCCTGCAGTTCCTGAGGAGCGCCACCGGGTTCGGCAGATCGGATGAGCTGAACTCCCCGTCGGGTCGGCTAATGGTTGGCCTTCCAGTGCGAAATGGCACTGGTGCCTTTGAGTTGCTCACGAAAATTGGTTAA